In a single window of the Hydrogenobaculum sp. 3684 genome:
- a CDS encoding NADH-quinone oxidoreductase subunit H, with product MLNLFFLSILQLLYVFALAPLAVGILHVFDERLSSRRGPSIFQEYYNLFKFFRKQSIYPKTASGFFSYVPYITFGMYLFLTLVLPIITAFPLLFGPVVDFVGGGLVFGAASTFLKLASLDSRNSYSILGASRASSIGIFTEPIILLIFIMFGVISGTNNPYVINNILQTSTSWFFSLVHLFVGVAFFLVLIIETGQLPIESHTPNEFGSIDSLMSLEYSGRELALLKLGSYIKSFLLMNVFLNVFTLPFFVPMKFNILAIVLYMFINFLKIILLLAIFAIINNIVSKYRLFKIFDYILIAFSFALMAMVVFYVVNGG from the coding sequence ATGCTTAATCTGTTTTTCTTAAGCATATTACAGCTTTTGTATGTTTTTGCCCTGGCTCCTTTGGCCGTTGGCATACTTCATGTGTTTGATGAGAGGCTTTCTTCAAGGCGTGGACCTTCTATATTCCAAGAGTATTACAATCTTTTTAAGTTTTTTAGAAAGCAAAGCATTTATCCAAAAACTGCTTCAGGTTTTTTCTCCTACGTTCCTTACATTACTTTTGGAATGTATTTATTTCTGACGCTGGTATTGCCTATAATAACAGCCTTTCCTTTGCTTTTTGGACCTGTGGTGGATTTTGTAGGTGGTGGGTTGGTGTTTGGTGCAGCTTCTACTTTTTTGAAGTTGGCTTCTTTAGACTCCAGAAACAGCTATTCAATATTGGGTGCTTCAAGGGCCTCAAGTATAGGTATTTTTACAGAACCCATTATCCTTCTAATATTTATAATGTTTGGTGTTATATCGGGTACCAACAATCCATATGTAATAAACAATATTTTACAAACATCTACCAGTTGGTTTTTCTCTTTGGTACACCTTTTTGTAGGCGTTGCGTTTTTCCTGGTGCTTATAATAGAAACTGGACAGCTTCCCATTGAAAGCCATACGCCCAACGAGTTTGGCTCTATCGATAGTCTTATGAGTTTAGAGTACTCTGGCAGGGAGCTGGCACTTTTAAAGTTGGGAAGCTACATAAAATCTTTTCTTCTAATGAATGTTTTTCTTAACGTATTCACATTGCCGTTTTTTGTACCTATGAAATTTAACATATTGGCTATAGTTCTCTATATGTTTATAAACTTTCTAAAGATTATTTTACTCTTGGCTATCTTTGCTATTATAAACAACATAGTCTCCAAGTACAGATTGTTTAAGATCTTTGATTATATTCTCATAGCTTTTAGCTTTGCATTGATGGCAATGGTGGTGTTCTACGTGGTAAACGGAGGCTAA
- the murC gene encoding UDP-N-acetylmuramate--L-alanine ligase — protein sequence MFREKFRKFHFIGIGGIGMSGIAKILLDMGYEVSGSDVRENDVIKELKEKGATVYIGHDAKNVIGKEVVVYSSAISNVNEELLKAKELGLQVISRGDMLADLFRMKEGIAISGSHGKTTTTSMISHISHIAGLDPTVLIGGILQTFGSNAVLGKSELLISEADESDGSFLKLNSVINVVTNIDKEHIGYYKDYEDIKEAFVNFINNVPFYGASVVNIDDTGVRSILSKIHKKIITYGIESGDFQAKNIVFNSDNTRFDVFYKGIKLNTIELQIPGIHNVYNALASIAVSTLMEIEQPVIREALKSFKNAKRRIEFVGEKNTNLIYDDYGHHPTEIKSVYEALKSKYKDKNIVVVFQPHRYSRTYYLIDDFVDLFKSLDKVFLLDIYGASEENTFGISSLDMINKVSKEECIYIPSKEELFDRLDELKDSVIVFMGAGSIGQWSHEYAKT from the coding sequence ATGTTTAGAGAAAAATTTAGAAAGTTTCATTTTATAGGTATTGGTGGTATAGGTATGAGCGGTATCGCTAAGATACTGCTTGATATGGGTTATGAGGTATCTGGCTCCGATGTTAGAGAAAACGATGTTATAAAGGAACTAAAAGAAAAAGGAGCCACCGTCTACATAGGACATGATGCTAAAAATGTGATAGGAAAGGAAGTAGTAGTTTATTCTTCTGCTATATCAAATGTAAACGAAGAGCTTTTAAAAGCCAAAGAGCTTGGACTTCAGGTGATATCAAGAGGGGATATGTTGGCAGATTTGTTTAGAATGAAAGAGGGGATAGCCATATCTGGATCTCACGGCAAAACCACCACCACATCCATGATTTCTCATATATCACATATAGCTGGACTAGATCCTACTGTTTTAATAGGTGGTATCTTACAGACCTTTGGTTCAAACGCAGTACTTGGAAAAAGCGAGCTTTTGATATCTGAGGCCGATGAGTCTGACGGATCTTTTTTAAAACTAAACTCTGTTATAAACGTAGTTACCAACATAGACAAAGAGCATATTGGATATTACAAAGATTACGAAGATATAAAAGAAGCCTTTGTAAATTTTATAAACAACGTACCTTTTTACGGGGCATCGGTGGTAAATATAGACGATACCGGTGTTAGATCTATATTATCAAAAATACATAAAAAGATCATCACTTACGGGATAGAATCTGGGGATTTTCAAGCTAAAAATATAGTTTTTAACAGCGACAACACCCGTTTTGATGTATTTTACAAAGGTATAAAACTAAACACAATAGAGCTTCAAATCCCAGGTATCCACAACGTTTACAACGCACTTGCTTCAATAGCCGTTTCAACGCTTATGGAAATAGAACAACCTGTTATAAGAGAAGCTCTTAAAAGCTTTAAAAACGCCAAAAGAAGGATTGAATTTGTAGGTGAAAAAAACACAAACCTCATCTACGATGATTACGGACATCATCCAACGGAGATAAAAAGCGTTTACGAAGCACTAAAATCAAAATATAAAGATAAAAATATAGTAGTGGTATTCCAACCGCATAGATATTCAAGAACTTACTATCTTATAGACGATTTTGTAGATCTTTTTAAAAGCTTAGATAAGGTATTCTTACTTGATATATACGGGGCTTCTGAGGAAAACACGTTTGGTATTTCTTCTTTAGATATGATAAACAAAGTATCAAAAGAAGAGTGTATATATATACCATCAAAAGAAGAGCTTTTTGATAGGCTTGATGAACTAAAAGATAGCGTCATTGTATTTATGGGGGCTGGTTCTATAGGCCAATGGTCTCATGAGTATGCAAAGACGTAA
- a CDS encoding glycosyltransferase family 2 protein produces the protein MQRRKISFVILTKNEEKNIKRAIESIKDVADEILVIDSGSTDKTIDIAKSYGANVIFNEWISYPSQVNFGISKAKNDIVFILDADEELSDELKNSLEYFLSSDYEIGIITRRTFYMGDFLKHIWNDEKLIRVFKKDVCKYSGDLHEKVICNHNKYYELKGYLNHYSFKSLKDQFERTLKYAQTSADIMCKNNKPFHIYNLILNPFWIFFKFFILKAGYKEGIKGFIIAFSGMFYVFMKYAFLYECQKSKEKELWK, from the coding sequence ATGCAAAGACGTAAAATATCTTTTGTAATTCTTACAAAAAACGAAGAAAAAAACATAAAAAGAGCCATAGAAAGCATAAAAGATGTAGCAGATGAGATACTTGTAATAGATTCAGGTTCTACTGACAAAACCATAGATATTGCAAAATCTTACGGCGCCAACGTTATATTTAACGAATGGATAAGCTATCCATCACAGGTAAACTTTGGTATATCAAAAGCCAAAAACGATATTGTTTTTATCTTAGATGCCGATGAAGAACTATCGGATGAGCTTAAAAACTCTTTGGAGTATTTTTTATCATCAGATTATGAGATAGGGATAATAACAAGACGTACATTTTATATGGGAGATTTTTTAAAACATATATGGAACGATGAAAAGCTTATAAGGGTTTTTAAAAAAGATGTTTGTAAATATAGCGGTGATCTTCATGAAAAGGTCATATGCAACCACAACAAATATTATGAGCTAAAAGGCTATTTAAACCACTATTCTTTTAAAAGCCTAAAAGATCAGTTTGAAAGAACGCTAAAATACGCTCAGACAAGTGCCGATATCATGTGTAAAAACAACAAGCCCTTTCATATCTACAATCTTATCCTAAACCCCTTTTGGATTTTTTTTAAATTTTTTATATTAAAAGCTGGATACAAAGAAGGTATAAAAGGTTTTATCATAGCTTTTTCTGGTATGTTTTATGTATTTATGAAATACGCTTTTTTATACGAATGCCAAAAATCCAAAGAAAAAGAGCTTTGGAAATAA
- a CDS encoding DnaJ C-terminal domain-containing protein: MAKLKDYYAILGVKRDATEQEIKAAYRQLAKEYHPDVNKDYEELFKEINEAYSVLSDKEKRAEYDSLLINPDENKIRNFTEYIQEFINSIFNGEKEQKPKKGEDIKLKIFLTLEEAYLGASKEVEYEKWIPCPDCNAKGYVGEPDKVVCEACEGTGKRVSGIFAFPRPCSVCRGRGYIIKNACSTCLGRKRIARKSKIIVQIPPQTNDGDILKVIGKGHAGFGNREPGDLYLRVFIKDHEIYKKIGNDIHVELPISYADAVLGANIKFRWIDGKDLDVFIQPGAECGSQKVIPGLGFQNGNLIFHIKIQIPKQLSKKQQKLIEELRKLDQEENNKSIFGIVKSVFGK, from the coding sequence ATGGCAAAGCTTAAAGATTACTACGCTATATTGGGCGTAAAAAGAGATGCCACAGAACAAGAGATAAAAGCAGCTTACAGACAATTAGCCAAAGAGTATCACCCAGATGTTAACAAGGATTATGAAGAGCTTTTTAAGGAGATAAATGAAGCTTACAGCGTTTTAAGCGATAAAGAAAAAAGAGCTGAATACGACAGCCTTCTTATAAACCCCGACGAAAATAAAATTAGGAATTTTACAGAATATATTCAGGAGTTTATAAACTCAATATTTAACGGAGAAAAAGAGCAAAAGCCAAAAAAAGGTGAAGATATAAAGCTTAAAATTTTTTTAACGTTAGAAGAAGCCTATCTTGGTGCATCAAAAGAGGTAGAGTACGAGAAATGGATTCCATGTCCTGATTGTAATGCAAAAGGATATGTAGGTGAACCAGATAAAGTTGTATGTGAAGCTTGCGAAGGCACTGGCAAAAGGGTAAGCGGTATATTTGCATTTCCAAGACCTTGTTCAGTATGTAGAGGAAGAGGCTATATAATAAAAAATGCCTGCAGCACGTGCCTTGGAAGAAAAAGAATAGCAAGAAAATCAAAAATCATAGTACAGATCCCTCCTCAGACTAACGACGGGGATATACTGAAAGTTATTGGTAAAGGGCATGCTGGCTTTGGTAACAGAGAACCCGGTGATTTGTACTTAAGAGTTTTTATAAAAGATCATGAGATTTACAAAAAAATTGGAAACGACATACATGTAGAACTTCCTATTAGCTACGCAGATGCGGTTTTAGGAGCAAACATAAAGTTTAGATGGATAGATGGCAAAGATCTTGATGTGTTTATACAACCCGGTGCCGAATGTGGTTCTCAGAAAGTAATTCCAGGGCTTGGCTTTCAAAACGGCAACCTCATTTTTCATATTAAAATCCAAATACCAAAACAACTATCTAAAAAACAGCAAAAACTAATAGAAGAGCTAAGAAAATTAGACCAAGAAGAAAACAACAAATCTATCTTTGGCATAGTAAAAAGCGTATTTGGTAAGTAA
- a CDS encoding flagellar protein FlgJ — protein MTDSKPNLVNPNYLLPPENFANEFSNLNSKEKIKKASEQFEAFFLEEILKEAYKSFASENDFQANTYQDMFFQNIAKVLSEAGGVGFGKFIEKAVEQEIKDQHQTNLLNQEIGNKINGKA, from the coding sequence ATGACAGATTCTAAACCAAATCTTGTAAACCCAAATTATTTGCTTCCTCCTGAAAACTTTGCAAATGAGTTTTCCAATCTAAACAGCAAAGAGAAAATTAAAAAGGCCTCCGAGCAATTTGAGGCTTTTTTCTTGGAAGAGATATTAAAAGAAGCTTACAAATCTTTTGCGAGCGAAAATGATTTTCAAGCAAACACGTATCAGGATATGTTTTTTCAAAATATAGCTAAAGTATTAAGTGAAGCTGGAGGTGTTGGGTTTGGCAAGTTTATAGAAAAAGCTGTAGAACAGGAGATAAAGGATCAACATCAAACAAATTTATTAAACCAAGAAATTGGCAACAAAATAAATGGCAAAGCTTAA
- a CDS encoding flagellar basal body P-ring protein FlgI gives MKRVLWLLLLINLSFAVKIRDIVTFEGNRSNVLIGYGIVSGLNGTGDSKATIFTVNSLVNVLSRMGINFTPAQINQMTTKNVAAVMVTAKVPPYAKAGTPLDVTVSSIGDAKSLQGGVLLMTPLKGPDGRVYALAQGQIITAGGGGNATNQNLNSGYIPDGATLERSLPFTMPKKYIDLYLNYPSFNTANAIQDAINNKFGYGTAVAIDSDTVRVKLPPYNAVDFLSMIGDLNVHVHNPSKIIIDSRTGTIVMGGDIRISPVAVASGNISVEVRQAPANPQQANNSNNTNNANNTKKHSIFFVKAPTLRQLVSSLNSVGAKPSDIINIIEAMAAQGAIHAKVEVE, from the coding sequence ATGAAAAGAGTTTTGTGGCTTTTGTTATTAATAAATTTATCTTTTGCAGTAAAAATAAGAGACATAGTGACATTTGAAGGAAACAGAAGCAACGTGTTAATAGGTTATGGTATAGTAAGCGGTTTAAACGGTACAGGAGACAGCAAAGCTACTATATTTACGGTAAACTCATTGGTAAATGTATTATCGAGAATGGGCATAAATTTTACGCCAGCCCAGATAAACCAAATGACCACAAAAAATGTGGCAGCGGTAATGGTTACTGCAAAAGTCCCACCGTATGCAAAAGCGGGTACTCCTTTGGACGTCACCGTCTCTTCCATAGGTGATGCCAAAAGTTTACAAGGCGGTGTACTTCTTATGACTCCACTAAAGGGACCAGATGGTAGAGTTTATGCCTTAGCCCAAGGGCAAATAATAACAGCAGGAGGTGGTGGTAACGCCACAAATCAAAATTTAAACAGCGGGTATATTCCGGATGGTGCTACCTTAGAAAGAAGTTTACCTTTTACAATGCCAAAAAAATATATAGATTTATATCTAAACTATCCAAGCTTTAATACTGCAAACGCTATACAAGATGCTATAAACAACAAGTTTGGATACGGGACAGCTGTGGCAATAGATAGCGATACAGTAAGGGTAAAATTACCCCCATACAACGCCGTTGATTTTCTATCGATGATAGGAGATTTAAACGTCCATGTTCATAATCCGTCTAAAATCATAATAGATAGCAGGACAGGTACTATAGTAATGGGAGGAGATATAAGGATATCGCCTGTGGCTGTGGCTTCTGGTAATATATCTGTAGAAGTAAGACAAGCTCCAGCTAATCCACAGCAAGCAAACAACTCAAACAATACAAACAATGCGAACAATACTAAGAAGCATAGCATATTTTTTGTAAAAGCCCCAACGTTAAGACAGCTTGTTAGTTCTTTAAACAGCGTTGGAGCAAAACCATCAGATATAATAAACATAATAGAAGCTATGGCAGCCCAAGGGGCTATTCATGCAAAAGTAGAAGTAGAGTAA
- a CDS encoding radical SAM protein yields the protein MNKVLLDTLTTQKESPEYLQISMAAAMTLGLVPGTFYRNAKLSCINTLLTYPSGCHANCAYCGLQKAREEEFSKRNFIRVEWPTIKLDDILEKAKQVGHVERLCIAQITHPRSIRDTKTVLEKVLYELGDKIFVSLLINATGTRYQDIEDYKKLGADTVTVALDCATPELFEKIRGKSLNSPHKFDYFWKVLEWSAEVMGDGFAGCHLVVGLGETEQEMIERIQKVRDLGARTHLFSFWPEEGSLMENEKPCPAPQYRRVQMARYIIDNEYGRYEDMKFNEKGQVIDFGIKKDLFEELFASGKPFMTAGCRGKTTEVACNRPFGDSSPTNLRSFPFQPNKSDLSNIREQMFDYDMEKAYPDFLNPSTGRYF from the coding sequence ATGAACAAAGTTCTTTTAGATACGTTGACCACTCAAAAAGAAAGTCCAGAATATCTTCAGATAAGCATGGCAGCAGCCATGACGCTTGGTTTAGTGCCGGGAACATTTTATAGGAATGCAAAATTAAGTTGTATAAATACACTTCTTACTTATCCTTCTGGATGTCATGCCAACTGTGCTTACTGTGGTCTTCAAAAAGCCAGAGAAGAAGAATTTTCAAAGAGAAATTTCATAAGAGTCGAATGGCCTACCATCAAACTAGATGATATATTGGAAAAGGCCAAGCAAGTAGGACACGTAGAAAGGTTATGCATAGCTCAAATAACACATCCTCGTTCCATAAGAGATACAAAAACTGTTTTAGAAAAGGTATTGTATGAGCTTGGAGATAAAATATTTGTTTCTCTTCTTATAAATGCCACTGGTACTAGATATCAAGATATAGAGGACTATAAAAAATTAGGGGCAGATACCGTAACGGTAGCCCTAGACTGTGCTACACCAGAGCTTTTTGAAAAAATAAGGGGAAAATCTCTAAATAGTCCTCATAAATTTGACTATTTCTGGAAAGTGCTTGAATGGTCAGCTGAAGTTATGGGAGATGGGTTCGCCGGATGCCACTTAGTGGTAGGTCTAGGAGAAACAGAGCAAGAAATGATAGAACGCATACAAAAGGTAAGAGACTTAGGGGCTAGAACGCACTTGTTCTCTTTCTGGCCAGAAGAGGGTTCTTTGATGGAAAACGAAAAACCCTGTCCAGCTCCTCAATATAGAAGAGTACAAATGGCAAGATATATTATAGACAACGAATACGGTAGATATGAGGATATGAAGTTTAACGAAAAAGGCCAAGTTATAGATTTTGGTATAAAAAAGGATTTGTTTGAAGAATTGTTTGCTAGTGGTAAACCGTTTATGACAGCAGGATGCAGAGGTAAAACCACAGAAGTGGCTTGCAATAGACCTTTTGGAGACAGCTCGCCTACAAACCTAAGAAGTTTTCCTTTCCAACCAAACAAATCAGATCTATCCAACATAAGAGAGCAGATGTTTGATTACGATATGGAAAAAGCTTATCCTGATTTCTTAAACCCAAGCACTGGTAGATATTTCTAA
- the nadB gene encoding L-aspartate oxidase: MYYIDFDTDFIPNKEADIIVIGSGIAGLFCAITLKNLKLDPVIITRGIGNTYYSQGGIAAVVSKEDSTAWHVLDTLRAGRNLGDVKNIEILAQEGPNRIVDLELYGVNFDKREDGSFETTIEGGHSYKRVLKVKDYTGKAIYEALFKKAKELNIRILEGELLEIITKDNALVGCIVEQNDELVFWKSRFLVLATGGAASMYSHTSNPLKTRADVIGIALRRGFLIENPEFVQFHPTVFENTNLLISEAVRGEGAILVNQNNERFVNELEPRDVVARAIYREMLKGNKVYLDMRNLKVDIKTRFPTIYNFLIEHGLDPYKDLVPITPAAHYYIGGIRTDENGETTVDGVYAIGEVASTRVHGANRLASNSLLEGVVFGYRAAYSIALSKRSFKLLKAKNQRSTAKDTDCQQYFETIKNTMWQYAGLERTEAGLLYAIKKIREIIKFCIEAKPTKKNKVIFDVSLSAYATLQGALKRRESRGCHFRSDFPYEKDEYRYNTKICLEDSLENLLD, translated from the coding sequence ATGTATTATATTGACTTTGATACGGATTTTATACCAAACAAAGAAGCGGATATAATAGTAATAGGGAGTGGTATAGCTGGTCTTTTTTGTGCCATTACTCTTAAAAACTTAAAACTAGACCCAGTGATTATAACAAGAGGCATTGGAAACACCTACTACTCTCAAGGTGGAATAGCAGCCGTTGTATCCAAAGAAGATTCTACTGCTTGGCATGTTTTAGATACGCTAAGGGCTGGGAGAAACTTAGGAGATGTAAAAAATATAGAGATTTTAGCTCAAGAAGGTCCAAATCGCATAGTGGATTTAGAGCTTTACGGTGTTAATTTTGACAAGAGAGAAGATGGTAGTTTTGAAACCACAATAGAAGGCGGCCATTCTTACAAAAGAGTTTTAAAAGTAAAAGATTATACTGGCAAAGCTATATACGAAGCACTTTTTAAGAAAGCCAAAGAGTTAAATATAAGGATATTAGAAGGAGAGCTTTTAGAAATTATAACAAAAGATAACGCCTTGGTAGGTTGCATAGTAGAACAAAATGATGAGCTTGTTTTTTGGAAATCAAGGTTTTTAGTTTTAGCCACAGGCGGGGCAGCCTCTATGTATTCTCACACGTCAAACCCCCTTAAAACAAGGGCAGATGTAATAGGAATAGCCCTAAGAAGAGGATTTTTAATAGAAAATCCCGAGTTTGTTCAATTTCACCCTACCGTGTTTGAAAATACAAATCTCCTTATATCTGAAGCTGTAAGGGGAGAAGGTGCAATACTGGTAAATCAAAACAACGAAAGATTTGTAAACGAGCTAGAACCTCGTGATGTGGTGGCAAGGGCTATATATAGAGAGATGCTAAAAGGAAACAAAGTTTATCTTGATATGAGAAATCTTAAAGTAGATATAAAAACAAGATTTCCTACTATATATAATTTTCTCATAGAGCATGGATTAGATCCGTACAAAGATCTTGTTCCTATTACACCGGCAGCCCACTATTATATAGGTGGCATAAGAACGGATGAGAACGGTGAAACTACCGTAGATGGTGTTTACGCCATAGGAGAAGTAGCTAGCACAAGAGTACATGGAGCCAATAGACTAGCCTCAAACTCTCTTTTGGAAGGGGTTGTTTTTGGATACAGGGCAGCTTATTCTATAGCTTTATCAAAAAGATCTTTTAAGCTTTTAAAAGCAAAAAACCAAAGATCAACAGCAAAAGATACAGATTGCCAACAATATTTTGAAACAATAAAAAATACGATGTGGCAGTACGCTGGTCTTGAAAGAACAGAGGCGGGACTTCTTTATGCCATTAAAAAGATAAGAGAGATTATAAAGTTTTGTATAGAGGCAAAGCCCACAAAGAAAAATAAAGTCATATTTGATGTGAGTTTGTCAGCTTACGCTACTTTACAAGGGGCCTTAAAAAGAAGAGAGAGTAGAGGCTGTCATTTTAGGTCTGATTTTCCTTATGAAAAAGATGAATATAGGTATAATACGAAAATATGTTTAGAAGATTCGTTGGAGAATTTACTTGATTAA
- a CDS encoding YvcK family protein, producing the protein MNIVAIGGGTGLSSLLSGLKRLVGRTVDNLYAIVTVADSGGSTGKLRKIYNIPAPGDIRNCIVALSEHEEIMKKLFQHRLKGEGLENHAFGNLFLTALTEITGSFVEAIKLTSKILDTKGSIIPSTTDSVDLVAKFSDGVIVKNEEDITNYGKQKKAHIVDIWIEPENPFVPIEAIAAIESADFVIFGPGSLYTSIVPNLLIKEIRESVKNSPAKKIFICNVMTQPGETDDYTAYDHINMFKRFTQIECIDVAIVNTKMPPNDILKKYIATGQEPVVPDVAKISKENIDVYAEDLISENISFVRHDPIKLTNLLEQVMGKYVLY; encoded by the coding sequence ATGAATATAGTGGCCATAGGAGGAGGCACCGGATTATCAAGCCTTTTATCTGGTCTTAAGAGACTTGTAGGAAGAACTGTAGATAATTTATACGCTATAGTTACTGTAGCAGATAGTGGTGGAAGCACTGGTAAGCTAAGGAAAATATACAACATACCAGCTCCTGGGGATATAAGAAACTGTATAGTGGCTTTATCAGAGCACGAAGAGATAATGAAAAAACTTTTTCAGCATAGACTAAAAGGGGAAGGATTAGAGAATCACGCATTTGGAAATTTATTTCTTACGGCTCTTACAGAAATAACTGGTAGCTTCGTGGAGGCCATAAAGCTAACTTCAAAGATATTGGACACGAAAGGAAGTATTATACCCTCCACTACAGATAGCGTTGATCTTGTGGCAAAGTTTAGCGATGGAGTTATAGTAAAAAACGAAGAAGACATAACAAACTACGGAAAGCAGAAAAAAGCCCATATAGTAGATATCTGGATAGAACCAGAAAATCCTTTTGTACCTATAGAGGCTATAGCGGCTATAGAAAGTGCGGATTTTGTAATATTTGGGCCTGGTAGTTTGTATACCAGTATAGTGCCAAACCTTCTTATCAAAGAAATAAGAGAAAGCGTAAAAAACTCCCCAGCTAAAAAAATATTTATATGCAACGTCATGACACAACCAGGAGAAACAGATGATTATACAGCTTATGACCATATTAACATGTTTAAAAGATTTACACAAATAGAGTGCATAGATGTAGCAATAGTAAATACAAAGATGCCCCCAAACGATATTTTGAAAAAGTATATAGCTACTGGTCAAGAGCCAGTTGTACCTGATGTGGCAAAAATATCTAAAGAAAATATAGATGTATATGCAGAAGATCTAATAAGTGAAAATATATCTTTTGTAAGACACGACCCCATTAAATTAACAAATTTATTAGAACAGGTGATGGGAAAGTATGTATTATATTGA
- the mtnA gene encoding S-methyl-5-thioribose-1-phosphate isomerase — protein sequence MLELKSFYFKDDILYILDQRKLPHEEVYFEAKNVEDVAYAIKAMLVRGAPAIGCVAAYGFYIGIKEGLDVEKVYDILSNTRPTAVNLFWALKRMKQAYFENKDLLEEAKNIEQEDIQANKRMSEFGASLIKEKSVVLTHCNTGALATAGVGTALGVIKELYKQGKIDYVLVDETRPYLQGSRLTAFELLKSNIPYKIIVDSSAPFLISRGIVKAVFVGADRIASNGDTANKIGTFMLSLACKAYNIPFYVVAPTSTIDFNAGSFKDIPIEERSKEEVLKCKDVFVGPIDSEAINYSFDITPAQNISAIITEKGIAYYPYVESLKSFKEQI from the coding sequence ATGTTAGAGTTAAAAAGTTTTTATTTTAAAGACGATATACTCTACATATTAGACCAAAGAAAGCTTCCCCATGAAGAAGTTTATTTTGAAGCAAAAAATGTAGAGGATGTGGCTTATGCTATAAAGGCCATGCTTGTAAGAGGGGCACCTGCTATAGGTTGTGTGGCAGCATATGGATTTTATATTGGTATAAAAGAAGGCTTAGATGTGGAAAAGGTTTACGATATATTATCAAATACAAGACCTACCGCTGTAAATTTGTTTTGGGCTTTAAAAAGAATGAAACAAGCTTATTTTGAAAACAAAGATCTTTTAGAAGAGGCAAAAAACATAGAGCAAGAAGATATACAAGCAAATAAAAGAATGTCAGAGTTTGGGGCTTCTTTGATAAAAGAAAAATCTGTTGTACTAACACACTGCAACACCGGAGCTTTAGCTACTGCTGGTGTAGGAACAGCACTTGGTGTTATAAAAGAGCTTTACAAACAGGGTAAAATAGATTATGTTTTAGTGGATGAAACAAGACCTTATTTACAGGGTTCAAGGCTTACTGCTTTTGAGCTTTTAAAATCAAATATACCTTATAAAATAATAGTGGATTCTTCAGCCCCTTTTCTTATATCAAGAGGCATAGTAAAGGCTGTTTTTGTAGGTGCAGATAGGATAGCTTCAAACGGGGATACAGCCAACAAAATAGGTACTTTTATGCTCTCTTTGGCTTGTAAAGCTTATAACATTCCCTTTTACGTAGTAGCTCCAACTTCTACAATAGATTTCAACGCAGGGTCTTTTAAAGACATACCTATAGAAGAAAGATCAAAAGAAGAAGTTTTAAAATGTAAAGATGTTTTTGTGGGTCCTATAGATTCTGAAGCTATAAACTATTCTTTTGATATAACGCCAGCTCAAAACATCAGTGCTATAATAACAGAGAAGGGGATAGCATATTATCCTTATGTTGAGAGTTTAAAAAGCTTTAAGGAGCAAATATGA